Within the Pagrus major chromosome 4, Pma_NU_1.0 genome, the region ACATCTGAAGCCTGAAATGCTGCTTTGGATCAGGATGAGATTCTGGAACTGAACTGTTTTGTCACAAAAGCTTCAGAGTAGATCATTAACTGTGCGAGGAAACTGTTTGGATCTTTATGAGAGTTTAGTCTGATAAGTGCCgactgtcagtcagctgtttttaaccaggaaaagaaaactgaacagAATCAGATGAAGAGTCAGAGAAACATGAGTGAAGCCTGAAGAGCCAAGGATCATTTTACAACTAAACACTGTGATGTTTCCAAATGTTGCAGGTTTTAAGTTCAGATCCACAGAGCCGCTCCTCGTCCTGGAGTGAACAATAGGTCAATAATcgctccctcttcctcctcctcctctcacacagcagctccactctgtcagTGTATTTCCTTGTTCCCTCCCCTTCAGAGCTACAGTTTTGTGGATGAGTGTAACTGAGCTGACAGACCTCGttcactgcacaaacacactgttcaGATCAGAGGTCAACCCAGTTTCTgttatcaggaagtgaaactTAGACAGTCGATGtactgagaggtgaaatggcgcaGAGAGGACTTCAGCTGGACCGAGAGACTTTCTCTTGTCcgatctgtttggatctactgaaggatccggtggctactccctgtggacacagctactgcaacAACTGTATTAAAGACcactgggacacagaggatgtgaaggggatccacagctgccctcagtgcaggaagagcttcacaccgaggcctcacctgctgaaaaacaccatgttagcagctttagtggaggagctgaagaagactggactccaagctgctcctgctgatcactgctatgctggagctgaagatgtggcctgtgatgtctgcactgggaggaaactgagagcatttaagtcctgtctggtctgtctggcctcttactgtgagcaACACCTGCAGCCTCATTATGAATCAGCTCCTttgaagaaacacaagctggtggagccgtcagagaagctccaggagaacatctgctctcgtcatgatgaggtgatgaagatgttctgccgtactgatcagcagtgtatctgttatctctgctcagtggacgaacataaaggccacgacacagtgtcagctgcagcagagaggactgagaggcagagagagctcgaggggagtcgacaaaacctccagcagagaatccaggacagagaggaagatgtgaaggtgcttcaacaggaggtggaggccatcaatggctctgctgataaagcagcggagcacagtgagaagatcttcaccgagctgatccgtctcatggagaaaagacgctctgaggtgaagcagcaggtcagatcccagcaggaaactgaagtgagtcgagtcaaagagcttcaggagaagctggagcaggagatcactgagctgaagaggaaagacgctgagctgaagaagctctcacacacagaggatcacaaccagtttctacacaactaccccttactgtcagcactcagtgagtctacacactcatccagcatcaatatccgtcctctgaagtactttgaggatgtgacagcagctgtgtcagaggtcagagatatactacaggacgtcctgagacagaaacagacaaacgtctcactgacagtgactgaagtggatgttttactgccacAACCAGAGcccaagaccagagctgacttcttaagatattcatctgacatcacactggatccaaacacagcacacaaatggctgttattatctgagaggaacagaaaagcaacatgcATGAGTCAACAACAGTCTTATTCTCATCATCCAGACAGATTCACTTACTGGcctcaggtcctgagtagagagagtctgactggacgttgttactgggaggtggagcggagagggagagagggacaaGTTTATGTCgcagtcgcatacaagaataTCAAGAGAGGGAGCTCACAGGAATGTTTATTTGGACGCAATGACAAATCTTGGATGTTATATTGTTCCACAAACAGTTATTACTTTTATTACAACAGTGTCCAcactcccgtctcaggtcctcggtcctccagagttggagtgtacctggatcacagtgcaggtattctgtccttctacagcgtctctggCACCgtgactctcctccacagagtccagaccacattcactcagcctctctatgctggactttATGTTGATCCTGAAGTCACTGCTGAGTTCTGTAGCCTCAGATAGACTGAAGTCATTTCAGGGTCAGTGGGTTAAATTCTGTGCTTCATTTTttcagacttgttttgtttccatcattgttgctgagagctgattgttgtgtcatttcttcacctgtcaatcaaaccttGTGGGCGGTACTCTGAcgtcttcttgttgttgtgtaaatgtttgagtgtgttcaggcggcgctccttcctgtgtctgttcagcctCAGAGGCTGTCACTGCTCATGATGAGTTCAGTTCACATGATCATAATCAATCAGGAGATCAGTCCTTATTTGCTtgtaaattcaatttaaatggtgaataaacaaacatgaacaaagtctTCTCTTCTGGTCTTCACTCCAGGGTCTCACACAGAGCTGACGGAGAACATGACAGTGTGGGGGGGCACAGGGGTCCTTCCCCTGAAACTTGTTCAGTGAAAAATGAAGCAATTTTCTACACTTTGACATTTATATTCAAAGATTTTGGGAGATGATTTGAAAACTTTATCAGCAGCTCAGTAATGTCAGAGacagatataatatataatattacagCCAGAGAAAGTATGAAAAATTAGGTATTTTCAAAACAGTATGAAGAagtaaaataacatcttttaattttttatatatatgaaaccaatatcaacactttcaaacacaaaagtttcaatgaaattaaaataatccttcctGTGAAAATATACAGTCTACATCACTACAACATGTGTTGTCCAGCTCTGAAGCTGTAATTAACAAGATGTgtcactctgttttttttctgcaggacCAAATAAGTTGTAGATGTGACAGAAGTACATTAATATACACAGAATCAACATGTGGTTCAACACAGTGAACGTATTTGTGCATATGTCTTGTGGTATTTcctggttgtgatggtcagtgctcgggttcatttccttcactgttcctttaaagctgGAGTTcgtagaatatgtgaaaaatgcatgagactgggatggaaacaaatgcgctcccccctcccctccctgtttcGACTCGTAGCTCCACACCGTTCTCGTGGACGCGTGCGACTGTAGCGCTTGAAATATTCACGTCGGAACTTTTCTGTCATACACTTGCCGTGGCCGAATTACAGGTAAGAAAGTACTTTACCTTTCTCTCGTGAACAAATTGAAcgtatgaacaaacaaacattacttttgcattgtttagaAGAGCGATAGAGACCGACAACAATAATGTCGTGCTAACGTCTCAGCATGACATAGCCTACATGTCTGGCACTAATAAAGCCACGATATTTGTCATACTGACGTGATACTTATACAGcataatctaatgacaacagcaacacttatatatcacgggaaagaggtgtgaatgctaagaataataaaacaacatataacgCTGAAGTAAACAATTACCCCCACATGCACAGACTATCGGAGacaaccactttattcagacacttctttcttttcaccgtaacctgaaaataaataataactgtcacatccatatttacacGGCACACGTCCTCTGTATGTCGTGTATATATAACAGTATTGACAATAAATTTGATGTAGACTTTGCGATTTATTCCGTCTgttgtcactctccctcttagactctcgtttctctacatcggtcttcctttttttggctgCTTGGCCGTGTACGTTTTTGTTGGTAATGCCGGGATAGCGGCTTTTCCTGCTGGGACGTCCGCAATTGCACCTTCACGGAACATGATCGCGCATCAACTTTGGTCGAGCAACCAATAGGaacgcccaaaacagcttgctctgtaaaatgaactgtgattggctgaacactgccgtTACGGcaatgattttttaaagcctgaatacaaagccaagaggagacacagaagtccagtgttctgtcataacactgtgaattacaatatgctgaaaggttattattgatttttgaccaaatgacgccAGAAATAACTTACTCACTCCagctttaattgtaaatattttacaaatatttacttttcaagtgaacccttcttttgagactatttttggtctggttattggtccctgattccagggtggtgccccgttttaattaatttaattaatttttattcatttaattttaataattattcatttctaataaccacacctgtCCTACGATTAATTTCCAAcaatggtgccccgtgtgaggccaTCTTAAACCAGTTTTATTGCAATATTGTATGTATGcacaataatttaatttttcccaaaatgtccttttttgaaacatttttgtttagAAATTAAGCACTCATAACACACTAAATACATTCAATTGTGGTTTGTTGATTGCTGTAGTGTACTAGTGGTTAGTTTTTCTTTTAGCCCTAAATAGCTTGCATGCTATTTAGATTCTGCGGTCACTAACACTTTTAACTTGACTATTACTTCTCCAGAGGTGCTGAAGCCACCTCATTAACATCCTTACAGGATAGGTTGCATGAGAGTAATTAGCCTAACACCTACTAACAGGTAGGATTGTAAGTCACAGGTAAAGTCTCTCACCTgtgcattagcattagcaacacagcagcactcACATAAGTTACTGAACCCACTGGCTGTCGCTGCTACTTCAGTAAAATGAGTAGACAAAACCCCAGTGTGAAAGGAGAGAGGCCACCTGAATGGCTACAACATTAGTACCTGTAATGAAAAATTCAGGAGCTAATAAGTTGTATTAATGACCCAGCTGGAAAGCTCGTTCCATtccattttgatgtttttgttttggtggttTTGAAAGCAGCAAAGGAATGAACAAAGGTTAATGGTTGATAATGACTTTATGATGTTTGTAACTAGACGTAGTTAGAAATCATCTGCCCAGATGTGCCTCAGTGTGAGTCAAATCCTGAGTCACAGTATCTGTTTGTCTCTTATTTCAAAGGATCATTTACTGCCTGACAGCCATGAAGTTAATCTTGAGGCATCAAAGTGGTCGTCCACAAACCAGAGGGTGACGTCATGGTGGGTGTGCACtcggaaaaaaataaaaataaaagggtcaaatgcaaaaattaaacaaagtTGTATCAATTCTACAGATTCATTGATTCATATTAATCTTCCAATGTTGGGCTGAGCTCTTCACTCTGCTCCTGGGTCTTGAACTTTCTGACCGGCAGACCACAGGTGGTGAAGATCAAAAATTGCACCTCCAGCATCTGCACCCTCAACACCGGCGCCCCCCAAGGCTGTGTCCTGAGCCCcctgctcttctccctgtacACCCATGATTGTACAgccacacacagcaccaacaccaTCATGAAATTGATCTCCAACAACATGGAGATGGCTTACTTGGAAGAGGTGGAGTTGCTGACATCATGGTGCAAGACCAACAACCTGGACCTGAACGTTACCAAGACCAAGGAGATGGTCTCCACTTTTAAATCACAGCTTAAAACGCACCTGTTCACTTTGGCCTTTGGCggatttatttgcttttatttgttatatttatctgttttattgtttctattgcttttattgtttctactgtttctgcttattttactgtaaagcactttggtaGGCCACTGGCTGTTTTAAAtctgctatataaataaagctgacATTGACATTGACTAGAACTGCATTGCCCTGCCTTCAGGACATTTATACCAGGCGGTGCAGGTCCAGAGCGACCAGGATCATGATGGACATTCACCACCCCAACCATGAACTGTTTGTGAAGCTGCCTTCTGGCAAGCGCCTACGCAGTGTCATGGCCAATTCGGACAATAAACTCTCATAAACCAACATAACACACACCATATATCATACACATCCATACACACCCTGCTACTTTGCACACGGTTCTTTCTgtaaatacttttgtttttgtctcttgtttttTGCCTTCACTGCTGCTATACTTGTACAATTGCATGTGACAAATACATCTTTgaatcttgaattttgaatcaatgaacagcaggagcagctgatcTGCTTCACTCTTCTGGATTCACAGTTAACTAATAACTTCtctgatcatttttgtttcaacACATCTGAAGCCTGAAATGCTGCTTTGGATCAGGATGAGATTCTGGAACTGAACCGTTTTGTCACAAATGCTTCAGAGTAGATCATTAACTGTGTGAGGAAACTGTTTGGATCTTTATGAGAGTTTAGTTTGATAAGTGCCgactgtcagtcagctgtttttaaccaggaaaagaaaactgaacagAATCAGATGAAGAGTCAGAGAAACATGAGTGAAGCCTGAAGAGCCAAGGATCATTTTACAACTAAACACTGTGATGTTTCCAAATGTTGCAGGTTTTAACTGAGGCTTCGTTGTAAATGAGGAAACAGAGTTCAGATCCACAGAGCCGCTCCTCGTCCAGGAATGAAGCAAAGCTTGATGacctctccctcttctctctgatCTGTTATCTTGTTACCTCAAATAAACTTCagttatcaggaagtgaaactcAGACAGTCGATGtactgagaggtgaaatggcgcagagaggagttcagctggaccgagagactttctcttgtccgatctgtttggatctactgaaggatccagtGGCtactccctgtggacacagctactgcaagaaCTGTATTAAAGACCACTGGgacaaagaaaatgagagggggatccacagctgccctcagtgcaggaagagcttcacaccgaggcctcacctgctgaaaaacaccatgttggCAGCTTTAgtggagcagctgaagaagactggactccaagctgctcctgctgatcactgctatgctggacctgaagatgtggcctgtgatgtctgcactgggaggaaactgagagcattaaagtcctgtctggtctgtgtggcctcttactgtgagcaACACCTGCAGCCTCATTATGAATCAGCTCCTttgaagaaacacaagctggtggagccgtccaagaagctccaggagaaaatctgctctcgtcatgatgaggtgatgaagatgttctgccgtactgatcagcagtgcatctgttatctctgctccatggaggaacataaaggccacgacacagtgtcagctgcagcagagaggactgagaggcagagagagctggaggggagtcgacaaaacatccagcagagaatccaggacagagaggaagatgtgaaggtgcttcaacaggaggtggaggccatcaatggctctgctgataaagcagtgAAGCACAatgagaagatcttcacccagctgatccgtctcatggagaaaagacgctctgatgtgaagcagcaggtcagatcccagcaggaaactgaagtgagtcgagtcaaagagcttcaggagaagctggagcaggagatcattgagctgaagaggaaagacgctgagctgaagaagctctcacacacagaggatcacaaccagtttctacacaactacccctcagtgtcagcactcagtgagtctacacactcatccagcatcgatatccgtcctctgaagtactttgaggatgtgacagcagctgtgtcagaggtcagagacaaactacaggacgtcctgagagagacatggacaaacgtctcactgacagtgactgaagtaGATGTTTTACTGCCACAACCAGAGCCCAAGACCAGAGCTGGATTCTTAAGATATTCatgtgaaatcacactggatccaaacacagcaaacaaatggctgttattatctgaggggaacagaaaagcaacaagaGTGAGACAACATCAGTTTTATTCTCATCATCCAGACAGAGTCACTTACTGGcctcaggtcctgagtagagagagtctgactggacgttgttactgggaggtgaagCCGAGAGGGGGAGAAGTTCAGgtagcagtcgcatacaagaatatcagcagagcagggaAGTCAGAGGAATGTGCATTCGGATTCAATGACAAATCTTGGAGGTTCGATTGTGAAACAGACAGTTATCAGTTTTATCACAACAGTGTCCTCACTCCTGTCTCAGGTCCtcggtcctccagagttggagtgtacctggatcacagtgcaggtattctgtccttctacagcgtctctggCACCgtgactctcctccacagagtccagaccacattcactcagcctctctatgctggacttgGTGTTGATGATGGAGCCTCTGCTGAGTTCTGTAGCCTTAGATAGACTGAAGTCATTTCAGGGTCAGTGGGTTAAATTCTGTGCTTCATTTCttcagacttgttttgtttccatcattgttgctgagagctgattgttgtgtcgtttcttcacctgtcaatcaaaccttGTGGGCGGTACTCTGAcgtcttcttgttgttgtgtaaatgtttgagtgtgttcaggcggcgctccttcctgtgtctgttcagcctCAGAGGCTGTCACTGCTCATGATGAGTTCAGTTCACATGATCATAATCAATCAGGAGATCAGTCCTTATTTGCTtgtaaattcaatttaaatggtgaataaacaaacatgaacaaagtctttttttctgGTCTTCACTCCAGGGTCTCACACAGAGCTGACGGAGAACATGACAGTGTGGGGGGGCACGGGGGTCCTTCCTCTGAAACTTGTTCAGTGAAAAATGAAGCAATTTTCTGCactttgacatttattttcaaagatTTTGGGAGATGATTTGAAAACTTTATCAGCAGCTCAGTAATGTCAGAGacagatataatatataatattacagCCAGAGAAAAGTATGAAAAATGAGCTATTTTCAAAACAGTATGAAGAagtaaaataacatcttttaattttttatatatatgaaaccaatatcaacactttcaaacacaaaagtttcaatgaaattaaaataatccttcctGTGAAAATATACAGTCTACATCACTACAACATGTGTTGTCCAGCTCTGAAGCTGTAATTAACAAGATGTgtcactctgttttttttctgcaggacCAAATAAGTTGTAGATGTGACAGAAGTACATTAATATACACAGAATCAACATGTGGTTCAACAcagtgaaaactagtggagatattattgtttgaaaatgacagatggTTCGTTGCAGGTTCATCTTCTTTACgagcttttctgagcccagttggctccatgttggtgttggttctggtgctgatgagaggatgtagttcactgagcgctttaacacaaaactaggACACACAGGAATTAGGACACACCTGTTTATAATAGATTTCAGTGCTcttcatatttatattaataacttttattgaaaaaaacgACAGTTCAGCAGAAAGAAGTGTGTttcattcaaccagtataggaaaACTATTGACATTTGTCTTTTTAgattttctcattaaaaacattaataaaaatagTAGGTGCactaaaatcaaattaaaagtgATGTGTTATAACTGTCAACTGTTTATTATATAATTCTGCactgattttgagtcaatgtgTCACATGATCTGGAATTTATCGAATAAAATTGGTaatttttccttaaaaatattaaGATAAAATATAACGAGCactaaaattcaataaaaagtGGTGGTTCCTAATCATTCAGAGCAGTAATACAATGCGGCATTGGTTTGGATTCATGTGGTCACATGACAATG harbors:
- the LOC140994323 gene encoding uncharacterized protein, producing the protein MAQRGLQLDRETFSCPICLDLLKDPVATPCGHSYCNNCIKDHWDTEDVKGIHSCPQCRKSFTPRPHLLKNTMLAALVEELKKTGLQAAPADHCYAGAEDVACDVCTGRKLRAFKSCLVCLASYCEQHLQPHYESAPLKKHKLVEPSEKLQENICSRHDEVMKMFCRTDQQCICYLCSVDEHKGHDTVSAAAERTERQRELEGSRQNLQQRIQDREEDVKVLQQEVEAINGSADKAAEHSEKIFTELIRLMEKRRSEVKQQVRSQQETEVSRVKELQEKLEQEITELKRKDAELKKLSHTEDHNQFLHNYPLLSALSESTHSSSINIRPLKYFEDVTAAVSEVRDILQDVLRQKQTNVSLTVTEVDVLLPQPEPKTRADFLRYSSDITLDPNTAHKWLLLSERNRKATCMSQQQSYSHHPDRFTYWPQVLSRESLTGRCYWEVERRGREGQVYVAVAYKNIKRGSSQECLFGRNDKSWMLYCSTNSYYFYYNSVHTPVSGPRSSRVGVYLDHSAGILSFYSVSGTVTLLHRVQTTFTQPLYAGLYVDPEVTAEFCSLRVVKIKNCTSSICTLNTGAPQGCVLSPLLFSLYTHDCTATHSTNTIMKLISNNMEMAYLEEVELLTSWCKTNNLDLNVTKTKEMLSGSETQTVDVLRGEMAQRGVQLDRETFSCPICLDLLKDPVATPCGHSYCKNCIKDHWDKENERGIHSCPQCRKSFTPRPHLLKNTMLAALVEQLKKTGLQAAPADHCYAGPEDVACDVCTGRKLRALKSCLVCVASYCEQHLQPHYESAPLKKHKLVEPSKKLQEKICSRHDEVMKMFCRTDQQCICYLCSMEEHKGHDTVSAAAERTERQRELEGSRQNIQQRIQDREEDVKVLQQEVEAINGSADKAVKHNEKIFTQLIRLMEKRRSDVKQQVRSQQETEVSRVKELQEKLEQEIIELKRKDAELKKLSHTEDHNQFLHNYPSVSALSESTHSSSIDIRPLKYFEDVTAAVSEVRDKLQDVLRETWTNVSLTVTEVDVLLPQPEPKTRAGFLRYSCEITLDPNTANKWLLLSEGNRKATRVRQHQFYSHHPDRVTYWPQVLSRESLTGRCYWEVKPRGGEVQVAVAYKNISRAGKSEECAFGFNDKSWRFDCETDSYQFYHNSVLTPVSGPRSSRVGVYLDHSAGILSFYSVSGTVTLLHRVQTTFTQPLYAGLGVDDGASAEFCSLR